Proteins encoded within one genomic window of Lactococcus garvieae:
- the rnc gene encoding ribonuclease III, translating to MFELQTKLKNEFGIKFADEELLKIAFTHSSYTNEERLPKVANNERLEFLGDVALSLIISEYLYRTYPDKLEGELSKMRSSIVRTESLANFSRQCEFGRFLLLGNGEEKTGGRNRDTNLENLFEAFLGALFLDSGMEEVRHFIDRVVIPHVKADDYFKVIDYKTNLQEVLQMDGETLIEYKILEETGPAHAREFVAAVYNNGKELGRGHGKSKKVAEQKAAENAIKGQIHVS from the coding sequence ATGTTTGAGCTTCAAACTAAGCTTAAAAATGAATTTGGTATAAAATTTGCCGACGAAGAACTGTTAAAAATAGCTTTTACTCACTCGAGCTATACGAATGAAGAACGCCTCCCAAAGGTTGCAAACAATGAACGTTTGGAGTTTTTGGGAGACGTCGCTCTGTCTTTAATCATCTCAGAATATCTTTATCGTACTTACCCAGATAAACTTGAAGGTGAATTATCGAAGATGCGTTCAAGTATTGTACGTACAGAATCTTTAGCTAACTTCTCGCGGCAATGTGAATTTGGTCGGTTTTTACTGTTAGGTAACGGTGAGGAAAAAACTGGTGGACGAAATCGTGATACGAACTTAGAAAACTTATTTGAAGCTTTTTTGGGCGCTCTTTTCTTGGATTCAGGGATGGAAGAAGTAAGGCATTTCATCGACCGCGTCGTTATCCCTCATGTAAAAGCAGATGACTATTTTAAAGTCATTGATTATAAGACTAACTTGCAAGAAGTCTTGCAAATGGATGGAGAGACACTTATCGAGTATAAAATCTTGGAAGAAACTGGTCCAGCCCATGCGCGTGAGTTTGTTGCGGCAGTTTATAATAATGGCAAAGAACTGGGGCGTGGACATGGAAAATCAAAAAAAGTCGCTGAACAAAAAGCGGCAGAAAATGCAATAAAAGGTCAAATTCATGTATCTTAA